The DNA region CACGGGGAACGCTTCAGCACAAATATTGTTGCTTCAGTTTGTCCTCAGAACGTCATGATATTGCAGTGGCCTTTTCTTTGACTCACCATAGAGTCTCTGTATAAAGTATAAACAAAATATAGAACGTTTACCGAAAACATTATACACGGATAAACAATTCATGTGACAAAAAAAAActttggtttagggttttttacccaaaaaataaaataacgtaAAATAAATATGCATACTAGATTGTCTTGAAAAAGTTTTGCTTGTATATTTGACTTCTTTTAGTATTATGTAAATTGTTACAGGTCTTTGGGTTTTATAGTTTGTATGTAAAACGTATACATGTAACGATTTATGAATGAATTGAAATGCTCATTTAACACAGATCATTGCATGATATTGGGTTTCATAGTTTGTTCATAAAATCCACTGTATAGAGATTTTTATACAAATCTAATAATATGTTTATGATTTCTTCAAGAATTGTTGCAGGCTATTGAGTTTATGAACAATCCATGAAACATGAAACTCTGCAATGATTTGTGTGACCTTTCTAATTCGTTTATGATTTGTTGCAGATATGTGGTTTTATATACAAATTGTAAAACCAAGACACTCTAACGATTTACATTATAGCGTAAACTATCAAAACCACCACCGAGTTTTGAATACGCTGACAATGTCCTCTACTTTTGATAAcaacaaaaacaattaaaaagaatattatttttttatgagtgGCAAATAAATTTTGTATTTGATCTAATTTGTAgaaatatttagataattatttagaaATTACATATAAAAAATCGGATAAAAATTTGATCTctgtattttttcattttttaagagtatttttagtcattgacaaaaaaaatcacttaatataaaattatcaaattttaaaaataaaaatatcttatttttataatcgtACTTGTAAGAAATTGCACGAATATCCAATCtctaaagatttttttgaaaatatatatttaatattgggTATTTTGGTCGCATTTTAAGATATTTTGAGAACATTTTTATCGTTAATAAAATTGAGGGATATTTTTTGccagaattttaaaaaattagaggtAATTTTGATAGTTTACCCTACACAATATTAAGAAAAAGGACAAATATGTAAGTAAGACACTCAGAACAACGCATTGTAGGTGGACTGGCTCGCATAACTTATAAAAATGGCGGGTTGGGTATGGAAATTCGAAGTTAGAACCAGCTAAAAAGGGCCGTTTAATCCACGGGATTTGACAGGAAGACGACACACCTTTTGTCAATTGACACTTATTTTTGGCTTTTTATTGGGGAAGAAAAAGTAAAACAAGAATTTAGTGAAATAGTTTTTTGGTATATTaccaatttattatataatagtgaaatatttttcaaaatattttgtcaatttttttaaaaaatagtggcTTTACCGCTTTAATCTTTTGAAAATTGCTTTTAAATGATAATAATGATACTAATCTTTTGGCCCGCTAGTCTGCAAAAAAGGAGCAAACTAGCACATCTGACCCATATTTTTAATTGtaagacaaaaataaagaaaacgcattgattatctatttttttttcaaaattgtttctaAAAAATCACGTATACATTAATTTGGTCCTAAAAAAAATCAGATATCTGAAATCAATTCTTCATTCAATTAGATGATgacttactaaaaaaaattatttgtgttatatatttatatgttagTATCTAACTAACTGAAAGACCAATCTGTTTCGAAGAAGGATTTTTTTAGGATCATTTGACGCATGTCTCAGCTTTTATCGACCATTTCGATTATTAATCTATgtgcatatttattttattttaatttagttggaAGCCCCTTGGTTTATGAATGAAAATATATGTACCTCCACTGCAGATGCTATACGCAGAATTGTAGCTTCCGCCCACGGTCGGCCTATCACCTGCAAACCTATTGGAAGTCCTGATTTATCGTAACCAACCTGTACATGGAACATTGTTGGTTAAAGGAATCAACGGTAATAGAGAGTACGTATATTAGTCTCTTAGCAATGGTTAACTCTAAAAAACACTCAATGTACTGTTCATTTTACTCACCGGGACACTAATAGCAGGGAGTCCCAGAAGATTCCCCGCTATAATGAATCGCATAAGGTAAGCTGAGAAACAAATTTCAAGTTAACATATATAGCAACAGGGAAGATATTAAATATGCGTGGTGCGTTGTGGTGATCATGCCACTTTATTTAAGATTCTCATGATGACAAACATTACAGTATAATGAAGCAATATTAAAGCAATTTGTATATAGTCTTTGAAGTTGCAACTTAAAGAGCAAGTCAATCACCTGTTGTCTGCATATCTGTCTCACCACTTTGCAGAGCACTAGGAGGGATCTTGGGTGCTGTCATGCTGTGTTATCCAGAGTGTGAGAAATAATTCTATTCATATCAAAttattccaaaagaaagcatatGCGCTTTAGATGAACTAGCAGCTTAATACGCACGTTTGGCTTGTTAagccatttttattttttttaatttatatatagaaaaataaatattaattttataaatacttttagttttttttatttatataggatTTACACGAGAATACCAATAGAAactatcttttctttttccttgaaAACAAAACTACATAAttagtttttttctctttttggagTGGAAAAGACAAATGCACCAAAACTTTTCCAATCCCTTTTATATATAGTCAATTCATATATAGTAAATTTAACTGCTGTTAACATAGGTGTTTATTACATACCCAGTTGTTGGTGTCACTATGATATCCACCTTCTTGAAAATTTCCATGTGATAATGCATAATCCTTCGTCTGAGAATTGAGAATTGAGATATGTaagataaaattagaataaaCTGTAATGAGCCTcagtcttcttttttctttttctttttctttcctttttattttggCTGTTTAAGAGTATAGGAGTAATTATTTCTAATTGTTGTACCATTTGATATCCAAAGGGGTCTGATCTGTAagatgttaaaaaattaaaatgaacgaCATTAAacgctttcttttttttttttgggtcgtTAAAAGGGACTAGACAAAAGTCGAGAAATGTTATAAACTACTTCATCTCACCTAATACGTTGGGCTGCAATATAATCTGCTGCTGTAAACGACCGAAAAAGTACCATACTAGTCCGTGTATCATATGTTGATTTTACCCCTTTCCTGTTAAGGGAAAAAAATTATGGAAAATCATCGTGAAGTTCTCTTACAATTTACTAGACAATGATAGCCGCTCATGGTAAATATACTTTCAAGTTCGGATAAGAAGAATAAATTTCTTAGTTCTGCAAATATCACCTTGACACCTTGTGTCAGTTAGACTACAAATGAAACTACCTGCGTTAAGTGTCCAAACGTACCCGTCTTCACAATCAGCATTTATTGAAGATAAGCATTCCGAGCCAATGGAAACAACATGGGCAGTTCGCATCTCATGAAGCTCTGGTATAACAATCTCTATTATCTGCAAATATAAAAAGAATTGCATACTTCATAGAATTGCTTGCACTGGTCATGAAGTCGTCTTCATAAAAAGTCGTTGCAAAACAAATCCTGAAGTACACAGAAATATCATGAACTTACTTCACAACCATGCGCCTTTGTCAACAGATTCAGAGCATCCTCACATTTGTCGGATACTTCAGTCGAATGAACATCATTAAACCACTTCacaagaataaataaatataataatagttAGAAAAAGCAATATCATATTAGACTGCACATAAAATCTGTGAAAGGGATAGAGTGAATGAACATCATTAAACCACTTCacaagaataaataaatataataatatttagaaAAAGCAATATCATATTAGACTGCACATAAAATCTGCGAAAGGGATAGAGTGATTACCGCTGTATACTTCCCTATTCTTAATGATCCCAAAATATCTGAATCATCTAATGACAAAGCTGGCAAGCAAGGTGGTGACTACATGAAACAGAGGAATATATACATCATAACtgactaaaagaaaaatattaagatTTGTTATAGATAATGTAAAATGAAGAAGATTTGGTCAGTGGTCTAACTTTTTTACATACTTGTAAATCAGCTATATACTTGTATATGAGTTATTATTATACCCGTGTTTTCTTCCTATATCCCAATTTTATTTTGTAAGTAAACCCGTCAAATGGTCCTAAGAACTTTGCATTgaacaaattagtttttaaaagaagACGATAAATTAATCCCTACTATTTGAAAAATGACAAATTGAtccttaatttattttagtttttaaaaaatcgtTTGATAGATAGATTAAGTTTTTGTTATATAGTTCTGTAAATTATAGAAAGAAAATTACTTTTCAAGTGATAAGTTATAAGTGGAGAGAGAAGGATAAAACTGTTCAAAAAATAtgagcaattagcagttaaagtCTCTCAGTATTGATTTCGAAGAATATCAATAAAAAGATTAAAGATTACCGGTCTCAAGCTGATTCTATTTTCCGGTGATGCACCCAACATTGCCGCGTACCTGAGTTATTAGAAAAAGAAAGACCCGTTATATGTACTCATGAAGCAATCTACGAGCAACCCAAAGTAAGCACTAGAGAGCACTAATGAAAGCTATAGTAAAAATGGAAACCAAAGAGATTCTAAAATATGGATTGTATACACTAGCATGATATCCTCTACTGATGAAGCAATCGGTCCAATAATTTCTACCGTTCCACTATCACATAATGACCTGCAGATAAAAAAAATGTAGGCATGATGAGGTGGTCCAAAATTTAACTAGTCAGGGACCGTCATTAGTTTTTGTTCTAATGCAACTAAATATACTATTAATATATAGCTTCAAATTTTAGTCAATTGAATATCACAAATGCTGGTGCCTAACAAATAATATTATCAGAGACCGGGTAGACTTCAAAATATTCAGATGTTGCCCCTTGGAATTTGCTAAGTAAAGATAAAATGATGCTGTCTTTATGTGCAAAGTGCAACAAGAAAATGCATTCCACGGTTTTTTTTTGGGTCATAACATGGTAAAAATTACAACAAGAAATTACCCCTGCATGCTTGTTCGCCCATAATTTGATTTCAGTCCCACCACACCACAAAGGGAAGAAGGAATACGAACAGAACCTGCCTTTCTCCAGAATATGCAAAAAGTTAAGAATCAGTACATAGAAAATTTGAGGCAAAAACAGTTAGTATGACAATATTTTTGCACAACCTCCACCATCAGTTCCCAGTGCAGCAGAACATATTCCAGATGCCACAATTGCAGCTGGACCAGAAGAAGATCCACCAGTATACCTATCAGGTGCATGAGGATTTCTTGTAGTTCTGCAACTCAAGAATACTGGATTGAGTCATCAATGATGGGTACATtgcaataaaaatataagaaattttAAAGCAAACCAAATCATTGTTACGCGTATATTATATAAAACTCAGCAGTTAACAGTGCCAGCAATTCTCCTGTAAATTTCCTGAAGGTCTCTGGCCGACTGGCCCTAAGTCTATTCCACCTTTCAAATCGTTTATAAACTTGCAACTGAACGTAAAACAGGGTGAACTAACACATTGGAAACAACAATACAATCACAATTGCTAATAACTTTACTTGATtactttatctcctaatttgaaAGGTATGCAATGTGTAAATGCTGAATGTGTATCAAGTAAGGCAAGCATATATTGCTTTTCTTTGGTCATTCCAAGCTCAATCTTTATGTTGATGGTGACATCAACTTTAAAATCAACGAAAAAaagagttttaaaaaataaaaaagggattaCCCGTAGTTAGGATTATTTCCAGTTGTACCCATTCCAAACTCATGCATATTTGCCTTCCCAACAAAAATGACACCACAGCTACGCAGCCTTGAAACACAGACAGCATCCTCCTTTACAGTACGTACCTCATGCATCCACGTACTTGCACCTTTTTATCGCCAAACTATATTTCAGAACTTTATTCAATTACTCATAcaaagagagtcaataatacttaCCCTTAGATGGATGGGGATACAAGTCTATATCATCTTTGATCGCGATGAAAATTCCATCTAATATTGATAACGGATTTCCTATACAATCAAAAGGTCTGAGCTGTTATTGTCCATATCACTTCCCACCACATCTCAACATAGTCATGTATGAGATATTTGCAGTATGAGATCTATATAAGCATTTGAATCATACAGGTTACCTGCTTCGAACCTCTGAGTAGATGCTGCTGCCTGCTTCCGGACTTCTGCAGCATCAAACGATATCAAAAGTGGCGCTGGTGGCTTAATTCTGCAATTCTCCTCTATAACTGAGATGATGCGCTCAGCAACCTATTTATTCAAAGTTAAACCGTCTCCCttaaatatattttagaataGAGGCAATTTCATACTCATGGGTTCCAATCAACTGAATGCTCTACTTACCATAGACGGGGTTACTTTTCCAGATCGATAGGCATGAGCATAGTCTCGTATCTTCCAGTACCGAAAGGGTAAGGATGAATCTTCCCAGGATTTAGAAGGATCATACTGTGGCAGACATTTCAAGGCAGACT from Arachis hypogaea cultivar Tifrunner chromosome 10, arahy.Tifrunner.gnm2.J5K5, whole genome shotgun sequence includes:
- the LOC112714766 gene encoding fatty acid amide hydrolase isoform X2 gives rise to the protein MVKKLEMLPAKDVDLSSVKYEHEVVKAPHLTGFVFRFFVRILELPLIGPAIMTHLKKDNKIDQLLRHTVIPEGPMFKPEYPPRVLDEDGSPASRVESALKCLPQYDPSKSWEDSSLPFRYWKIRDYAHAYRSGKVTPSMVAERIISVIEENCRIKPPAPLLISFDAAEVRKQAAASTQRFEAGNPLSILDGIFIAIKDDIDLYPHPSKGASTWMHEVRTVKEDAVCVSRLRSCGVIFVGKANMHEFGMGTTGNNPNYGTTRNPHAPDRYTGGSSSGPAAIVASGICSAALGTDGGGSVRIPSSLCGVVGLKSNYGRTSMQGSLCDSGTVEIIGPIASSVEDIMLVYAAMLGASPENRISLRPSPPCLPALSLDDSDILGSLRIGKYTAWFNDVHSTEVSDKCEDALNLLTKAHGCEIIEIVIPELHEMRTAHVVSIGSECLSSINADCEDGKGVKSTYDTRTSMVLFRSFTAADYIAAQRIRRRIMHYHMEIFKKVDIIVTPTTGMTAPKIPPSALQSGETDMQTTAYLMRFIIAGNLLGLPAISVPVGYDKSGLPIGLQVIGRPWAEATILRIASAVERLYGESKKRPLQYHDVLRTN
- the LOC112714766 gene encoding fatty acid amide hydrolase isoform X1 is translated as MVKKLEMLPAKDVDLSSVKYEHEVVKAPHLTGFVFRFFVRILELPLIGPAIMTHLKKDNKIDQLLRHTVIPEGPMFKPEYPPRETEPGVVVLDEDGSPASRVESALKCLPQYDPSKSWEDSSLPFRYWKIRDYAHAYRSGKVTPSMVAERIISVIEENCRIKPPAPLLISFDAAEVRKQAAASTQRFEAGNPLSILDGIFIAIKDDIDLYPHPSKGASTWMHEVRTVKEDAVCVSRLRSCGVIFVGKANMHEFGMGTTGNNPNYGTTRNPHAPDRYTGGSSSGPAAIVASGICSAALGTDGGGSVRIPSSLCGVVGLKSNYGRTSMQGSLCDSGTVEIIGPIASSVEDIMLVYAAMLGASPENRISLRPSPPCLPALSLDDSDILGSLRIGKYTAWFNDVHSTEVSDKCEDALNLLTKAHGCEIIEIVIPELHEMRTAHVVSIGSECLSSINADCEDGKGVKSTYDTRTSMVLFRSFTAADYIAAQRIRRRIMHYHMEIFKKVDIIVTPTTGMTAPKIPPSALQSGETDMQTTAYLMRFIIAGNLLGLPAISVPVGYDKSGLPIGLQVIGRPWAEATILRIASAVERLYGESKKRPLQYHDVLRTN
- the LOC112714766 gene encoding fatty acid amide hydrolase isoform X3 — its product is MVKKLEMLPAKDVDLSSVKYEHEVVKAPHLTGFVFRFFVRILELPLIGPAIMTHLKKDNKIDQLLRHTVIPEGPMFKPEYPPRETEPGVVVLDEDGSPASRVESALKCLPQYDPSKSWEDSSLPFRYWKIRDYAHAYRSGKVTPSMVAERIISVIEENCRIKPPAPLLISFDAAEVRKQAAASTQRFEAGNPLSILDGIFIAIKDDIDLYPHPSKGASTWMHEVRTVKEDAVCVSRLRSCGVIFVGKANMHEFGMGTTGNNPNYGTTRNPHAPDRYTGGSSSGPAAIVASGICSAALGTDGGGSVRIPSSLCGVVGLKSNYGRTSMQGYAAMLGASPENRISLRPSPPCLPALSLDDSDILGSLRIGKYTAWFNDVHSTEVSDKCEDALNLLTKAHGCEIIEIVIPELHEMRTAHVVSIGSECLSSINADCEDGKGVKSTYDTRTSMVLFRSFTAADYIAAQRIRRRIMHYHMEIFKKVDIIVTPTTGMTAPKIPPSALQSGETDMQTTAYLMRFIIAGNLLGLPAISVPVGYDKSGLPIGLQVIGRPWAEATILRIASAVERLYGESKKRPLQYHDVLRTN